In a single window of the Papaver somniferum cultivar HN1 chromosome 8, ASM357369v1, whole genome shotgun sequence genome:
- the LOC113306458 gene encoding F-box/kelch-repeat protein At3g06240-like, with the protein MHLNFSPHRNISNNLILGGCSFDAIYSVSYDSLDFGPSLCEENEITLSEMWYPYISSRYAVEMLGSCNGLVCLMYNFRSFSGNGNGSGFCTKFFFCIWNPATHEYKKVGEPTNKIAFENIGIYDFGCDYKNDDYKLVIGLNSTHTGSVVQVYTLGSDSWGSFITIPYFFYSNRKSGVLVNGNIHWLAEQGRLIVSLDISDERFKVMEVPIELRENGHWFITAAVLEGYLCVLVVFDTDTDDYGDGSDDDDGGDDDHGPVEVWVMQDYGVRESWIKRYIITHEIIARNIMHHSFSLRFMWFSKNGQILITESGKLVLYDPKDGNAIERGMGRARGFRSEASYSESLVSVNSGTYARKGHIEEPIETENPKKKNMRMDWFLISCVQLTRYSLQ; encoded by the coding sequence ATGCATCTTAATTTTAGCCCCCATAGAAATATCTCTAACAATCTCATCCTTGGAGGTTGTTCTTTTGATGCAATTTACTCGGTAAGTTATGATTCATTAGATTTTGGACCATCTCTGTGTGAGGAGAATGAAATTACTTTATCTGAAATGTGGTACCCTTATATATCTTCACGTTATGCAGTTGAAATGTTAGGTTCTTGTAATGGTCTAGTTTGCCTTATGTATAATTTTAGAAGCTTCTCTGGTAATGGTAATGGTAGTGGTTTTTGCACAAAATTCTTCTTCTGTATTTGGAACCCAGCCACTCATGAATACAAGAAGGTAGGCGAACCGACAAATAAAATTGCTTTTGAGAATATCGGGATTTATGATTTTGGTTGTGATTACAAAAATGATGATTACAAATTGGTAATTGGTTTGAATTCTACTCACACTGGTTCTGTAGTCCAAGTCTATACATTAGGATCTGATTCATGGGGAAGCTTCATAACCATCCCTTATTTTTTCTATTCTAATCGGAAATCTGGGGTACTTGTTAATGGAAATATTCATTGGTTAGCCGAGCAAGGAAGACTCATAGTCTCATTGGATATTAGCGATGAGAGATTCAAAGTAATGGAAGTGCCAATAGAACTCAGGGAGAATGGACATTGGTTTATTACTGCAGCAGTGTTAGAAGGGTATCTATGTGTACTCGTCGTGTTTGATACTGACACTGATGATTATGGTGAtggtagtgatgatgatgatggtggtgatgatgatcatGGTCCTGTTGAGGTATGGGTAATGCAAGATTATGGTGTTCGAGAATCTTGGATTAAACGTTATATCATCACCCATGAAATAATTGCTAGGAACATTATGCATCATTCCTTTTCTTTGAGGTTTATGTGGTTTTCTAAGAATGGTCAGATTCTAATAACGGAGTCTGGTAAGTTAGTTTTATATGACCCAAAAGATGGAAATGCTATTGAACGAGGTATGGGTAGAGCAAGGGGATTTAGGTCAGAAGCGAGTTATTCTGAAAGCTTAGTTTCAGTTAACTCTGGTACCTATGCGAGGAAAGGACACATAGAGGAACCAATTGAGACAGAGAATCCTAAGAAGAAAAACATGAGAATGGATTGGTTTTTGATTTCCTGTGTTCAGTTAACTCGTTATTCCTTACAGTAA